A DNA window from Mycolicibacter hiberniae contains the following coding sequences:
- a CDS encoding zinc-binding dehydrogenase, which produces MRAVVCHDGTLSVSELPTPRPGRGQVRLKVLRCGICGSDLHARHHSDDLADVAADMGYLEAMRSTDCTVFGHEFCGEILEYGPRCKKRAPIGSRVVAFPLRRAGEGIHPIGLSASAPGGYAEELLVEESLMVPVPDELSTDIAALTEPMAVGLHTVRRSKIRRGQIAVVIGAGPIGLAVVLMLKARGVRTVIASDYSAARRALAKKCGADIVVDPATESPIDYVEKRPGYFTSSVAAMRLLLRATEAANTLPIPLWQTWRALESVGVGPKAPVIFECVGVPGVLNSVITSAPIMSRIIVAGVCMGEDRLRLAMAINKELDIRFVLGYTPIEFRQTVRMLAKKKIDPTPLITATVSLAGVDGAFEALASPDDHAKILIDPTV; this is translated from the coding sequence GTGAGAGCAGTTGTTTGCCACGACGGCACTTTGTCGGTTTCCGAACTTCCCACACCGCGTCCAGGCCGCGGTCAAGTCCGCCTGAAGGTGCTTCGGTGCGGCATCTGCGGTTCTGACCTGCACGCACGCCACCACAGCGACGATCTGGCCGACGTGGCCGCCGACATGGGATACCTGGAGGCGATGCGATCGACCGACTGCACCGTGTTCGGGCACGAGTTCTGCGGCGAGATCCTCGAATACGGTCCACGGTGCAAGAAGCGGGCTCCGATCGGAAGCCGCGTCGTGGCTTTTCCGTTGCGGCGCGCGGGCGAGGGCATACATCCGATCGGGCTTTCGGCGTCTGCGCCGGGCGGCTACGCCGAGGAACTGCTCGTCGAAGAATCCTTGATGGTGCCCGTCCCCGACGAACTCAGCACCGACATCGCCGCGCTGACCGAGCCCATGGCGGTCGGACTGCACACCGTGCGGCGGTCAAAGATCCGGCGAGGCCAGATCGCCGTCGTCATCGGCGCGGGCCCCATCGGGCTCGCGGTCGTGCTCATGCTCAAGGCGCGGGGTGTTCGCACGGTGATCGCCAGCGACTACAGCGCGGCACGACGCGCGTTGGCCAAGAAATGCGGGGCCGACATCGTCGTCGATCCGGCGACCGAATCTCCCATCGACTACGTCGAGAAACGGCCCGGGTACTTCACCAGCTCAGTAGCCGCGATGCGCCTGCTGCTACGCGCCACCGAAGCGGCGAACACCCTGCCGATCCCGCTGTGGCAGACCTGGAGGGCGCTCGAATCTGTGGGGGTTGGCCCCAAAGCCCCGGTGATCTTCGAATGCGTCGGCGTCCCTGGAGTCCTGAATTCGGTGATCACCTCCGCGCCGATCATGTCGCGCATCATCGTCGCCGGGGTGTGCATGGGCGAGGACCGGCTGCGGCTCGCGATGGCGATCAACAAAGAACTCGACATCCGTTTCGTCCTGGGATACACCCCGATTGAGTTCCGCCAGACCGTCAGAATGCTCGCCAAGAAGAAGATAGACCCGACACCGCTGATCACCGCCACCGTCTCACTGGCCGGGGTCGACGGGGCGTTCGAGGCGCTGGCCAGTCCCGACGACCACGCGAAGATTCTCATCGACCCTACTGTGTAG
- a CDS encoding PGRS repeat-containing protein produces MTTGENAFWGAGSSADTQPSVTHRSRGIARDTRKRVLGANVAIGAFLSFGMLPLATAPAAHADLEDVFDQLFSPFVDAASSTVDWDALSDSAAWETFFDSAHWEAAWANLDGVGEPLAALASPVGLTTLFDEWFYTPIHTGVDNFINSDLGLQVGGLVNQLLGSYAIGDGADGTVDNPDGGAGGWLFGDGGAGYSSTAEGVAGGAGGAAGWFGDGGAGGAGGAGGAGGAGGAGGWLLGVGGAGGAGGDGELGGVGGEGGAGGWLFGIGGAGGSGGDGVDGGHGGDGGSAIGLFGSGGDGGDAGNSGVGGVATRLPALGGTGGNGSLLLLGTHGDVGQFGTGVPLSGGTGGFSTAGSWLIDADGRVVILHGLDHVNKVAPYELSVDGFGADDAEFLAANGFNNVQLGLIWAAVEPEPGVFDYDYLASVAQTVQTLSAHGISSNIYMHQDLYSTPFGGEGAPEWAVQTGGLPNIDIGFPWSYFVNPAQNHAWDAFWGNAKAPDGVGLETHHAQMLQVVANYFKDNPGVAAFGIVAEPHSGSQWLSSLLGSPYFDSQQLTPFYNQSVAAIRSVDPYTPVFVQPNVLFNLGVQTQLGTVNDEKVIYSFQHFCPSVDLFGVDFFCNLFADIAIDNAATYPDAHNIPAHIGGFGASNVLGAHTAVVDAAARHQYGWATWVYTGMNDITTTATSREAESLVYDTNLPPTGDNVDAAKLEVLAEPYPQAVSGIPNAWSFDNGTFQLSYSTQMADGQGVFAAGAQTNISVPPVIYPNGYEVNVTGGQVVSAPNATVLVIASDPGATTINVTVTRVGA; encoded by the coding sequence ATGACCACTGGTGAGAACGCCTTCTGGGGCGCCGGAAGCAGCGCCGACACGCAGCCCTCCGTCACGCACCGTTCGCGCGGAATCGCGCGAGACACCCGCAAGCGGGTGCTCGGTGCCAATGTCGCGATTGGGGCGTTCCTGAGCTTCGGTATGCTCCCGCTGGCCACCGCGCCTGCAGCGCACGCAGACCTCGAGGACGTGTTCGATCAGCTGTTCTCGCCGTTTGTGGATGCGGCGTCGAGCACCGTTGACTGGGATGCGTTGTCGGATTCGGCGGCGTGGGAGACGTTCTTCGATTCGGCGCATTGGGAAGCCGCGTGGGCCAATCTGGATGGTGTGGGTGAGCCGTTGGCGGCGTTGGCGTCGCCGGTCGGTTTGACCACGTTGTTCGATGAGTGGTTCTACACCCCGATCCACACCGGCGTCGACAACTTCATCAACAGCGATCTGGGTCTGCAGGTCGGTGGGCTGGTCAACCAGCTGTTGGGTTCATATGCGATCGGGGACGGCGCGGACGGTACCGTCGACAACCCTGACGGCGGTGCAGGTGGGTGGTTGTTCGGTGATGGTGGTGCCGGTTATTCCAGCACTGCCGAGGGTGTGGCCGGCGGTGCCGGCGGTGCGGCGGGGTGGTTCGGCGACGGTGGCGCCGGTGGGGCCGGAGGCGCGGGTGGCGCCGGTGGCGCGGGTGGCGCCGGTGGCTGGCTGCTGGGTGTCGGTGGTGCCGGTGGTGCCGGCGGTGATGGCGAGCTGGGTGGCGTCGGCGGTGAAGGTGGTGCCGGGGGTTGGCTGTTCGGCATCGGTGGTGCCGGTGGTTCCGGTGGTGATGGCGTCGACGGTGGGCACGGTGGTGACGGCGGTAGTGCTATCGGCCTGTTCGGCAGTGGTGGTGATGGTGGTGATGCCGGCAACAGCGGCGTCGGTGGCGTTGCCACCCGGTTGCCCGCCCTGGGCGGCACCGGCGGCAACGGTAGCCTGCTGTTGCTCGGAACCCACGGCGATGTCGGCCAGTTCGGTACCGGTGTTCCACTGAGCGGTGGCACCGGCGGATTCTCGACAGCGGGTTCCTGGCTGATCGACGCCGACGGTCGCGTGGTGATCCTGCACGGTTTGGACCACGTGAACAAGGTGGCGCCCTATGAGCTGTCGGTCGACGGGTTCGGCGCCGACGACGCGGAATTCCTGGCCGCCAACGGCTTCAACAACGTTCAGCTGGGCCTGATCTGGGCCGCGGTGGAACCCGAGCCCGGGGTCTTCGATTATGACTATCTGGCCTCGGTCGCCCAGACGGTACAGACGCTGTCCGCGCACGGCATTTCCAGCAACATCTACATGCACCAGGACCTCTACAGCACCCCGTTCGGGGGCGAAGGGGCGCCGGAGTGGGCGGTACAGACCGGCGGACTGCCTAACATCGACATCGGCTTCCCCTGGAGTTACTTCGTCAACCCGGCGCAGAACCACGCATGGGATGCGTTCTGGGGCAACGCCAAGGCGCCCGACGGGGTCGGACTGGAGACCCACCACGCGCAGATGCTGCAGGTCGTGGCCAACTACTTCAAGGACAACCCCGGCGTGGCCGCCTTCGGTATCGTGGCCGAACCGCACTCCGGATCGCAATGGCTCTCCAGCCTGTTGGGCAGCCCGTACTTCGACTCTCAGCAGCTAACCCCCTTCTACAACCAATCGGTCGCGGCGATCCGGTCGGTCGACCCTTACACACCGGTGTTCGTACAGCCGAATGTGCTCTTCAATTTGGGCGTCCAGACCCAATTGGGCACGGTGAACGACGAGAAGGTCATCTACTCGTTCCAGCACTTCTGCCCGTCGGTCGACCTGTTCGGCGTCGACTTCTTCTGCAACCTGTTCGCCGATATCGCGATCGATAACGCGGCGACTTACCCAGACGCGCACAACATCCCGGCACACATCGGCGGCTTCGGGGCCAGCAACGTTCTCGGCGCCCACACCGCGGTAGTGGATGCGGCCGCCCGGCACCAATACGGCTGGGCGACGTGGGTCTACACCGGTATGAACGACATCACCACCACCGCCACGTCTCGCGAGGCCGAGTCGCTGGTCTATGACACCAACCTGCCGCCGACAGGCGACAATGTCGATGCCGCGAAGCTGGAGGTGCTCGCCGAGCCGTATCCGCAGGCGGTGTCGGGCATTCCCAACGCGTGGTCGTTCGACAACGGCACGTTCCAGCTCAGCTACTCCACGCAGATGGCCGACGGTCAGGGCGTCTTCGCCGCCGGTGCGCAGACCAACATCTCGGTGCCGCCGGTCATCTACCCGAACGGCTATGAGGTCAATGTCACCGGCGGCCAAGTGGTCTCGGCGCCCAACGCCACCGTGCTGGTCATCGCCTCCGACCCCGGAGCCACCACCATCAACGTCACGGTCACCCGGGTCGGGGCATAA
- a CDS encoding MmcQ/YjbR family DNA-binding protein, whose translation MPHPIMFADDDPGLAELRGIALGFPEAFEKVSWGRPVFCAPKMFAIYGGSSKTTGTVLAYPHALLVKIDESERRALEQDGRFFFPMYLGPFGWLGLDLDAAAVDWDEVRELVDASFRLTAPQRLIRCLDVP comes from the coding sequence ATGCCACACCCGATCATGTTCGCCGACGATGACCCCGGCCTGGCAGAGCTGCGCGGCATCGCGCTGGGCTTTCCCGAAGCGTTCGAGAAGGTCTCCTGGGGCCGCCCGGTGTTCTGCGCGCCCAAGATGTTCGCGATCTACGGGGGCTCCAGCAAGACCACCGGCACGGTCCTGGCTTATCCGCACGCGCTGCTGGTCAAGATCGACGAGTCGGAGCGGCGGGCGCTGGAGCAGGACGGGCGGTTCTTCTTTCCGATGTACCTGGGTCCGTTCGGCTGGCTGGGACTGGATCTCGACGCCGCCGCGGTGGATTGGGACGAAGTCCGCGAACTGGTCGACGCCTCGTTTCGGCTGACCGCGCCGCAACGATTGATCCGGTGTCTGGACGTGCCCTGA
- the ligA gene encoding NAD-dependent DNA ligase LigA: protein MSPQADSVTPELRRQWHDLAEEVREHQFRYYVKDAPIITDAAFDELFNRLLALEDAYPELRTADSPTQLVGGAGFTTDFAPAEHLERMLSLEDVFSPDELTAWAARVTAEIGGDTTYLCELKVDGVALGLVYRNGRLSSGATRGDGRVGEDVTLNARTIADIPEFLTDSPEFPIPAVLEVRGEVYFRLEDFETLNAGLVAEGKAPFANPRNSAAGSLRQKNPAVTARRNLRMVCHGLGYAEGFNPETLHAAYTAMRAWGLPVSPHTARVEGMDAVAERIGYWGEHRHDVEHEIDGVVVKVDDRALQRRLGATSRVPRWAVAYKYPPEEAQTTLVDIRVSVGRTGRVTPFAYMTPVKVAGSTVSLATLHNASEVKRKGVLIGDTVVIRKAGDVIPEVLGPVVELRDGAEREFVMPTHCPECGTLLAPAKEADVDIRCPNARSCPAQLRERVFHVAGRGAFDIEALGYEAATALLSAGVITDEGDLFTLTEDDLLRTALFTTKGGALSKNGRQLLANLDKAKSQPLWRVLVALSIRHVGPTAARALATEFGSLDAITAASTDQLAAVEGVGPTIAAAVTEWFDVDWHRAIVDKWRAAGVRMADERDESIARTLEGVSIVVTGSLAGFSRDQAKEAIIARGGRAAGSVSKKTAYLVAGDAPGSKYDKAVELGVPVLDEAGFVNLLAEGPPPGSN from the coding sequence GTGAGTCCACAGGCCGACAGCGTGACCCCGGAACTCCGGCGGCAGTGGCACGACCTGGCTGAAGAGGTGCGCGAACACCAGTTCCGCTACTACGTCAAGGACGCGCCGATCATCACCGACGCGGCCTTCGACGAGCTGTTCAACCGACTGCTCGCGCTGGAGGATGCCTACCCGGAGCTGCGCACCGCCGACTCGCCGACCCAGCTGGTCGGCGGCGCGGGTTTCACCACGGATTTTGCGCCCGCCGAGCACTTGGAGCGGATGCTGTCCCTGGAGGACGTGTTCTCGCCCGACGAGCTGACCGCCTGGGCGGCACGGGTCACCGCCGAGATCGGCGGCGACACCACGTATCTGTGCGAGCTCAAGGTCGACGGCGTGGCCCTCGGGTTGGTCTACCGCAACGGTCGGTTGAGCAGCGGGGCCACCCGTGGCGACGGCAGGGTCGGTGAGGACGTGACGCTGAACGCGCGCACCATCGCCGACATCCCCGAATTCCTCACCGACAGTCCGGAATTCCCCATTCCGGCCGTGCTGGAGGTACGGGGCGAGGTGTACTTCCGGCTCGAGGACTTCGAGACTCTCAACGCCGGGCTCGTCGCCGAGGGCAAGGCGCCGTTCGCCAACCCACGTAACAGCGCGGCCGGATCACTGCGGCAGAAGAACCCGGCGGTCACCGCCCGGCGCAACCTGCGGATGGTCTGCCACGGCCTCGGCTACGCGGAGGGGTTCAACCCCGAGACCCTGCACGCCGCCTACACCGCGATGCGGGCCTGGGGTCTGCCGGTCTCCCCGCACACCGCCCGCGTCGAGGGTATGGATGCGGTGGCCGAGCGCATCGGCTACTGGGGCGAACATCGTCACGACGTCGAACACGAAATCGACGGTGTGGTGGTCAAAGTGGACGACCGGGCACTGCAGCGCCGTCTCGGCGCCACCTCCCGGGTGCCGCGCTGGGCGGTCGCCTACAAATACCCGCCCGAGGAGGCGCAGACCACGCTGGTCGACATTCGGGTGAGTGTCGGGCGCACCGGGCGGGTCACCCCGTTCGCCTACATGACCCCGGTCAAGGTCGCCGGCTCCACCGTCAGCCTTGCCACCTTGCACAACGCCTCGGAAGTCAAGCGCAAGGGTGTGCTGATCGGCGACACGGTGGTGATCCGCAAGGCCGGTGACGTGATTCCCGAGGTGCTGGGACCCGTGGTCGAGCTGCGCGACGGCGCCGAGCGGGAGTTCGTGATGCCGACCCACTGCCCAGAATGCGGAACGCTGCTGGCGCCGGCGAAGGAAGCCGACGTCGACATCCGCTGTCCCAATGCCCGGTCCTGCCCGGCGCAGTTGCGCGAGCGGGTCTTCCACGTTGCCGGCCGCGGAGCTTTTGACATCGAGGCCTTGGGGTATGAAGCGGCGACCGCGTTGTTGAGCGCCGGTGTCATCACCGACGAGGGCGATCTGTTCACCCTCACCGAAGACGACCTGCTGCGTACCGCATTGTTCACCACCAAAGGGGGGGCACTGTCCAAGAACGGCCGGCAGCTGCTGGCCAACCTGGACAAGGCCAAATCCCAGCCCCTGTGGCGGGTGTTGGTGGCGTTGTCGATTCGGCACGTCGGGCCGACCGCGGCCCGGGCCCTGGCCACCGAGTTCGGCAGCCTGGACGCGATCACCGCGGCCTCTACCGATCAGTTGGCCGCCGTCGAGGGAGTGGGACCCACCATCGCAGCCGCCGTCACGGAATGGTTCGACGTCGACTGGCATCGCGCGATCGTCGACAAGTGGCGGGCGGCCGGGGTGCGGATGGCCGACGAACGCGACGAGAGCATTGCGCGCACCCTGGAGGGTGTGAGCATCGTGGTGACGGGCTCGCTGGCCGGGTTCTCCCGTGACCAGGCCAAGGAGGCGATCATCGCCCGCGGGGGCCGCGCGGCCGGTTCGGTGTCGAAGAAGACCGCTTACCTGGTGGCGGGTGATGCACCGGGCTCGAAGTACGACAAGGCCGTCGAACTCGGGGTGCCGGTCTTGGACGAGGCCGGTTTCGTCAACTTGCTGGCTGAGGGCCCGCCACCCGGATCGAATTAG
- a CDS encoding glycoside hydrolase family 5 protein, which translates to MGARPGTRTNGQARLAAAACTGVGIAVLLPAVPARADLDDVFDELFSPFVDAATSGVDWGALLDSAAWETFLDPAHWDAAWANLDGVGEPLAALASPVGLTALFDEWFYTPIHTGVDNFINSDLGLQVGGWVNQLLGSYAIGDGADGTAENPDGGAGGWLFGDGGAGYSSTVDSVAGGAGGAAGWFGNGGAGGAGGEGAAGGAGGAGGWLLGIGGAGGAGGDGEIGGIGGSGGAGGWVFGIGGAGGAGGDGVDGGHGGDGGSAIGLFGSGGDGGDAGNSGVGGVATRLPALGGTGGDGSLFMFGSHGDVGQFGTGVALSGGGTGGYSTAGSWLIDSDGRVVILHGFDHVNKVAPYELSADGFGDDDAAFLATNGFNNIQLGLIWSAVEPQPGVYDYDYLASVAQTVQTLANHGVTSNIYMHQDLYGTAFGGVGAPEWAVQTGGLPNPDFGFPWNYFVNPAGNHAWDAFWNNAKAPDGIGLENHYAQMLQVVAHYFKDNPGVAAFGVIAEPHSGSHWLSTLLGNPYFDSQQLTPFYNQAIAAIRSVDPDTPVFVQPNVLFNLGVPTQLGAIDDDKAIYSFQNFCPTSDLLGINLFCDVFADMALATAARYADEHDIPAHIGGFGNSNIPGVHTAFTDAAVGHRYGWATWTYTGQNNNMDIPVPARAASLVYNTSLPPTGDNIDAAKLEVLAEPYPQAVAGIPNNWSFDNGTFQLSYSTQMADGQGVFAAGAQTNIAVPAVIYPNGYDVSVTGGHVISAPNATVLVIASDPGATTINVTVTRVGA; encoded by the coding sequence ATGGGCGCGCGGCCCGGCACGAGGACCAACGGCCAGGCGCGGCTCGCCGCCGCGGCCTGCACCGGAGTGGGTATTGCGGTGCTGCTTCCCGCGGTGCCGGCGCGGGCGGATCTTGATGATGTGTTCGATGAGTTGTTCTCGCCGTTTGTGGACGCGGCGACCAGCGGCGTCGACTGGGGTGCGTTGTTGGATTCGGCGGCGTGGGAGACGTTTTTGGACCCGGCGCATTGGGATGCCGCGTGGGCCAATTTGGACGGCGTGGGCGAGCCGCTGGCGGCGTTGGCGTCGCCGGTGGGTTTGACCGCGTTGTTCGATGAGTGGTTCTACACCCCGATCCACACCGGCGTCGACAACTTCATCAACAGCGATCTGGGTCTTCAGGTCGGCGGTTGGGTCAACCAGCTGTTGGGTTCGTATGCGATTGGCGACGGCGCGGACGGCACTGCGGAGAATCCTGATGGTGGTGCCGGTGGGTGGTTGTTCGGTGATGGTGGTGCCGGTTATTCCAGCACTGTCGACAGTGTGGCCGGTGGCGCCGGTGGCGCGGCGGGGTGGTTCGGCAACGGTGGTGCCGGCGGGGCCGGGGGCGAGGGCGCCGCCGGAGGCGCTGGTGGCGCCGGTGGTTGGTTGCTGGGCATCGGTGGTGCCGGTGGTGCCGGTGGTGATGGAGAGATCGGCGGGATCGGTGGCTCCGGTGGTGCCGGTGGCTGGGTGTTCGGCATCGGTGGTGCCGGCGGTGCCGGTGGTGATGGCGTCGACGGCGGGCACGGTGGTGACGGCGGTAGTGCTATCGGCCTGTTCGGCAGCGGTGGTGACGGTGGCGATGCCGGTAACAGTGGTGTGGGTGGGGTTGCCACCCGGTTGCCTGCACTGGGCGGTACCGGCGGCGACGGCAGCCTGTTCATGTTCGGATCCCATGGTGACGTCGGCCAGTTCGGTACCGGTGTTGCGCTGAGCGGGGGCGGGACCGGTGGGTACTCGACGGCCGGTTCCTGGCTGATCGACAGTGACGGTCGCGTGGTGATCCTGCACGGCTTCGACCACGTGAACAAGGTGGCGCCCTACGAGTTGTCAGCCGACGGATTCGGCGACGACGATGCGGCGTTCCTGGCCACCAACGGCTTCAACAATATTCAGCTGGGCCTGATCTGGTCTGCGGTCGAGCCGCAGCCCGGGGTCTACGACTATGACTATCTGGCCTCGGTTGCCCAGACCGTGCAGACGCTGGCCAATCACGGCGTCACCAGCAACATCTACATGCACCAGGACCTCTACGGCACCGCGTTCGGCGGGGTGGGGGCGCCGGAGTGGGCGGTGCAGACCGGCGGGCTGCCCAACCCCGACTTCGGCTTCCCCTGGAACTACTTCGTCAACCCCGCTGGGAACCACGCCTGGGATGCGTTCTGGAACAACGCCAAGGCGCCGGACGGTATCGGGCTGGAGAATCACTACGCGCAGATGCTGCAGGTGGTGGCGCACTACTTCAAAGACAACCCGGGCGTGGCCGCCTTCGGGGTGATCGCCGAACCGCACTCAGGATCGCACTGGCTCTCGACTCTGTTGGGCAACCCCTACTTCGACTCGCAGCAACTGACTCCGTTCTACAACCAAGCGATCGCGGCGATCCGCTCGGTGGATCCGGACACCCCGGTGTTCGTGCAGCCCAACGTGCTGTTCAATCTGGGCGTCCCCACCCAGCTGGGCGCGATCGACGACGACAAGGCCATCTACTCGTTCCAGAACTTCTGCCCGACTTCAGACCTGTTGGGTATCAACCTGTTCTGCGACGTCTTCGCCGATATGGCACTCGCCACCGCCGCGCGGTACGCCGACGAGCACGACATCCCGGCCCACATCGGTGGGTTCGGCAACAGCAACATTCCTGGCGTACACACCGCATTTACAGATGCCGCCGTCGGGCACCGGTACGGCTGGGCGACGTGGACCTACACCGGCCAGAACAACAATATGGACATCCCCGTCCCAGCCCGTGCGGCGTCGTTGGTGTACAACACCAGCCTGCCGCCGACCGGCGACAATATCGACGCCGCGAAGCTGGAGGTGCTCGCCGAGCCCTACCCGCAGGCGGTCGCGGGTATTCCGAACAACTGGTCGTTCGACAACGGCACGTTCCAGCTCAGCTACTCCACGCAGATGGCCGACGGCCAGGGCGTCTTCGCCGCCGGTGCGCAGACCAACATCGCTGTGCCGGCCGTCATCTACCCGAACGGCTACGACGTGAGTGTCACCGGCGGCCACGTGATCTCGGCGCCCAACGCCACCGTGCTGGTCATCGCCTCCGACCCCGGAGCCACCACCATCAACGTCACGGTCACCCGAGTCGGGGCATAA